From the Sylvia atricapilla isolate bSylAtr1 chromosome 12, bSylAtr1.pri, whole genome shotgun sequence genome, the window CTTTAGGCACCACATCCCTGTATCCCCGTGGTTCAACAGGAAACACAGCCATGAGCTCAGCCCTCCCTTCCCCACCACTGCAGGTGCCAGCGGCTGAGACCTGCCAGCCCGCAGCACTCgtgagcagcccccagcccactcACCACCCAAGCTGCAGCGGGCTCACACAGGAGGAAAGGACCCTGCTGGGACCCATGGCAGATGCAGGCATGTGATGGGTGGCAGCCTGAGGGGTGGCTAGGGGGACGCACAGGCACtagggagcaggcagggcctGGATGCCCTCCAGCCCCCCCATGACCATCCCCGGTCCCAGCCCGGCTgctctggaggggctgggggggttGGGCATCCCCCCTTTTCTGAGGCTGGAGCCATCAAGCAACAATGGGGTAGAGGGGCTGAGGCCGTGGTGAGGGTCAAGGGGAGGGGGTGTCAGGTCCATCTTAGCACCATGGTGGTGGGGGCGGTTGGGGCAGGGAGCCAGGGTCAGACCCACTCCTGCAAGGAGCGCTTGCAGTACATGAGCATTCGGGGTGCGCCCTTCCTCTGCATCTGGACGATGACGTAGATGAGGCCCaggatgcagagcagcagcaccagcagcaccagcaccatgACCACGCTCATAGTGCGTGTGTACTCGTCAATCTGCACCACCACGTCCACGTCCCTGCCTGGCTGGCCATCTCCCTCGTTGTAatcctcatcttcctcttcctcctcctcctcaccttcAGTCCCCCCATCCCCATCAGGGTTGAAGGGGGGTCGGTCCACATCGGGCCAGCGGGGATTGGGGTCTGGGACCAGCTCCGTGTGACAGCCCATGAAGTCCCGTAGGATGGATTTGGGATAGCCTGGCTCTGTCTTGAGACGCTCATTGTCAAACTTCCAGTACTTAGTGCCTCTGTAGAAGTAGGTGGAGGCTGGGGGAGAGAAGATCAGGACAAGGGGTAAGTCGGTGGGCACAGGACACTGCAGAACCTGGGCACCCCTGCAGATGCCCAAGACAGCAGGTTTTGCTCCAGGACTGGTGAAACCCTTCAGAAAGGGATTCACTGCTGACCCCCAGACACTCTCCCCAAGTCCATCCCATATCCCGTATGTGGCCAGGCTATCAGAGGGATAATCTCATCCCCAAGACCCCCCCCACCACccacccctctcctcctctACTTACAGGCATCCGAGCTGAGGAAGGCTCCCTTGGGAGAGGGAGGGATGCCCACCCAGACAGAGATGGGCTTTGGGTACCCAGGGTCCACCGAGCGTGTGTCCTCATTAAAGCGCCAGTATctggggagagggaggtgaGGAGTAGGTGAGGAGCACAGAGGTCCCCACGGCCCAACACTGTCCCCCTGACAGGggccaggaggcagcagagcagggagatcACAGAGACTCACCTGTCCCCACGGAAGAAGAAGGTGTGTCCCGTGGGTTCCCACCAGACGGCCGTGTCAATGCTGTCGTAGGGGATGCCCTGCCCATAGGTGACCAGGGGCTGTGGGTACCCAGGCTCCAGGTTGGCTTCTCGGAAGAGCCAGTACCGGTCACCTAGAGGGGAAAAGAGTTGGAGAAGGTGGATGAGAAggtcctgcccagctgctgtggcagatgCACAAATGGACAGGGATAGTGTAGGTACCTGTAGCCACCCCAACCCCTTGGGATcacacagcagccctggctggcgGGGTGGGTCAGGATGGGACTGAAGCCAAccagctctcagcagctttgtggggggcactgggggtcTCGCTTCCACCTCAGCCCTCCCATCCAGCTTCCCTGCTCACCTTTAAAGAAGACGAACTTCCCATCATGCCTCTCATAGGCAGCATCGATGTCCCCAGGGAGGCCCCGCCAGAAGTGTCCGATGGGCATGGGGTAGTTGTCCAGCACCCGGTTGTGCCGGACCCTCCAGAACCACCGGCCCTGGAAAGAAACGGTGTTGGCAGAGCATGGAGACAACACAGGGACACAGTCACCTTGCTGAGAGATTCTCCCACCCATAGACCCAAGGAAAGGGCAAGAGGGGGTCCTGGCAGGTACCTTGAATACAAACATCTCCCCACGCAGCACTGCCACCGTGTCAAAGTCCCCATCGCAGATGTCGGGGCCATACTGGTCAGGTCGGTCTGGGCTGCCAGGTTTGGGTGGTCGCTCTGGTTTCCCCGGAGGGGGAGGTTTAGGGGGTCTCTGGTCTGGCCTGCCAGGTCTCCGGGGTGTCACGGTGGGCAAAGGCTTGGTGGGCTGAGGGTGCCCATCTGCGGTACCTGGATCAGGCATACGAGAGAAGGGATGTGGTGATGCAGACCAGCAGCACCTGTACCTCAGTTTCCCCACACACATGCCCAGAATCCCACCTTTGGGATGATCCCTCAACCAGCTCCTCACCGTAGAGCTGCTGGATGCCCTTGAGGTCATCCTCAGGCAGCTGGAAGTTCTCTGTGTCCATCCACTGGTAGAAGGGGGCCATGATAGCACTGGGGTTGCTGGAGTGCTCCAAGCCCAGCGAGTGCCCCAGCTCGTGCACGGCCACCAGGAAAAGGTTGTTCCCTGCATGGAGAGGCACCATCAGCAAGAGGGGGTGGAGGACATGACACATGATGTGGACCCTGAACCCAGCACCCTGCAAGAGGGGTGCTCCAGTGGGATCAGCCTGCATCACCCATGGTGGACCTGCTCTCCCTGCCACTCCTGtccacaccagcacagccctccccaccctccaACCCAGAAGGCCACCAGGCTCCTCTGGTCACCTTTACCACCTCCTTGGCCCTCAACTCACCAGACACATCTGCATTCTCCAGTGTCCAGGGCTCATCCAAGTCAAAATGCGTGTCCCCCCCCATGCCAGGGCCAGGAAAATAGGCATGAGCCAAAAATCCCCCAAGGCCATCAAAGGGAGAGCTGTCTCCATGGAATCCAGAGGCAAAGAGCACCATGATGTCAgcctccttcttccttttctgccGGATGTCCTCGTAGGCCACCTCCCGGAAAACCAGTGGCGTGGCTTGCTCCCACACCCGGAAAGCTCGTCGGACAGCCTCGTATGAGTGGTACCGACCCAGCTTCTCCGTGTAGTTTTGGATGCTGGGGATACAGAATTCACTAGGGAAGGCCTGGAACAGCACTCGTTCCCTAACGGGATCCAAGGCTCTCCACGGGCTGAAGGGAGGGAATCCCTGGCAGTGTTGGGTACCTGAAGGTGAGGTGATTCTGGCTCCAACGCCGCCCTGTCAGCGCGTACCGCTTCCGACGCATGTTGGACTTCATCCGTGCTCCAAACTGATCTGGGACCCCACAGCGGGGACGTTTCATCCACCTGCCAGGAGGACACCAAGCCAAGGCTCAGCTCACCATGGCCAAGGTCCCAAAGGGTTACAGCACCCACAGACACCAGGGATAACATCCtggctgcagaggtgcagcCTCCAAAAGGGGAGAAGCAGCTCCCAAGGGGGACCCACTTTTCCAGGTGCCggcagagccctggggctgtcagACAAAACCACAGAGCCTGAGAGTGGAGCTGCCATCTGCTCAAGCAAGGGGACAATGGAGAAACTCACGCCTTGGTCTCCTCGTCCAGGACGCCAGTGACGGTGATGCCGTAGAACTTCTGCATCTCGGCAAGCGCGGCGGAGAAGGTCTGAGCCGAGCGCATGGTGGACATGCGGCGGCTGGGCTGCGGCAGGTACCCGTAGAGCCGCAGCCATGCCTGCACCGGGAGAGCCGCGCGTCAGCCCCGGCAGGGACCTGGAGCTCCCCAACACCCGGTGGGGAAGGATCTGTCCCCTGCCTGACTGtaccccagccctgtgtcccttcATGGGGGTCAGTGCCAGCTGCCAGTGGCAAATGCCAGCCCCgagcaggcagcagtgtgggagcaggggacagggtccctgccctgccctgaaAGGTGGGGGATCCAGAGATCTCGGGGGGCTGCTGCCGGATGCC encodes:
- the MMP15 gene encoding matrix metalloproteinase-15 encodes the protein MAGGGGAPWRAGGRLPPLVVLLVLLAAAAGDEINAEAWLRLYGYLPQPSRRMSTMRSAQTFSAALAEMQKFYGITVTGVLDEETKAWMKRPRCGVPDQFGARMKSNMRRKRYALTGRRWSQNHLTFSIQNYTEKLGRYHSYEAVRRAFRVWEQATPLVFREVAYEDIRQKRKKEADIMVLFASGFHGDSSPFDGLGGFLAHAYFPGPGMGGDTHFDLDEPWTLENADVSGNNLFLVAVHELGHSLGLEHSSNPSAIMAPFYQWMDTENFQLPEDDLKGIQQLYGTADGHPQPTKPLPTVTPRRPGRPDQRPPKPPPPGKPERPPKPGSPDRPDQYGPDICDGDFDTVAVLRGEMFVFKGRWFWRVRHNRVLDNYPMPIGHFWRGLPGDIDAAYERHDGKFVFFKGDRYWLFREANLEPGYPQPLVTYGQGIPYDSIDTAVWWEPTGHTFFFRGDRYWRFNEDTRSVDPGYPKPISVWVGIPPSPKGAFLSSDASSTYFYRGTKYWKFDNERLKTEPGYPKSILRDFMGCHTELVPDPNPRWPDVDRPPFNPDGDGGTEGEEEEEEEDEDYNEGDGQPGRDVDVVVQIDEYTRTMSVVMVLVLLVLLLCILGLIYVIVQMQRKGAPRMLMYCKRSLQEWV